TCCGGGTGGCCGGCCGCCGCTGGCCGGCAGCGCGCTACCGTGCGGCCCGGAGCCGCCGGCCGCCATCCCCTGGCACAGCGGTTGCTCTCTGGTCAAAAGAAAGACCGCAACGAGAGCCCAACCCGAGGAGCCAGCCATGGCGGGAGAGAGCAGGCGATGAAGACCACGAAGGCCAAAGGAGCCGTCCTGGCGCTGTTTGTCCTTGCCGTCCTCTCGGGGCCGGCTCGGGCTGCGGCCGCGGAGATCCATCTGTCGGCGGCCGCCAGCCTGAGCGACGCCGTCAAGGCCCTGGCCGCTGCCTTCCGCCACGGGCAGCCGCAGGTGGTCATCCGGCCCAATTTCGGCTCCTCCGGCGCCCTGGCCGAGCAGATCGTCCAGGGGGCGCCTGCCGACCTTTTCATCTCGGCCAACCGCCAATGGATGGATCACCTGGTGCGGGAGGGCCGCATCGAGGGCGGATCCGTGCGGGTGATCGCCGCCAACACCCTGGTCTTCGCCGGTCGCCCCGGAGTCGGGGTCGCCTCGCTGGCGGCGCTGCCGCAGCTTTCCCGGATCGCCCTGGGCAGCCCCCGGAGTGTGCCGGCGGGCCAGTATGCCGAGCAGGCCATGCGGGCCGTCTCGGTCTACGAGAAGATGCTTTCGGCCAACCAGCTGGTGATGGCCAGGGACGTCCGGCAGGCCCTGCTCTATGCTGACCGGGGGGAGGTGGACGGCGCCTTCATCTACAAGAGCGACGCCCTGCTGGCCGGCCGGGCGGTCATCCTCTTCACCGTGCCGGCGGCGCTGCATGAGCGGATCGACTGCCCGGCCGGGCTCACCCCGGAGGGCAGTCACAACGAGGCCGCCCGATCGCTGCTCGACTTTCTGGCCACCCCGGCGGCGTTGGCCATTCTGGAGCGCTTCGGCTTTGTGGCCCCGGCCGCTGGCACGGCTGGCGGCAACCACCGGCCGCCACCGGCACCGTTGTCATGATGGCTCTCTCCCCGCAAGATCTGCAGGCGATTCTGCTGTCGGTCAAGGTGGCCTCCGTGGCCACCGTGCTCTCGGC
This region of Thermodesulfobacteriota bacterium genomic DNA includes:
- the modA gene encoding molybdate ABC transporter substrate-binding protein; the encoded protein is MKTTKAKGAVLALFVLAVLSGPARAAAAEIHLSAAASLSDAVKALAAAFRHGQPQVVIRPNFGSSGALAEQIVQGAPADLFISANRQWMDHLVREGRIEGGSVRVIAANTLVFAGRPGVGVASLAALPQLSRIALGSPRSVPAGQYAEQAMRAVSVYEKMLSANQLVMARDVRQALLYADRGEVDGAFIYKSDALLAGRAVILFTVPAALHERIDCPAGLTPEGSHNEAARSLLDFLATPAALAILERFGFVAPAAGTAGGNHRPPPAPLS